From Desulfovibrio sp., a single genomic window includes:
- a CDS encoding type III pantothenate kinase encodes MALLLFDIGNTNIKIGIHGKQSGLSSYVLPTPRSSTADQLGMDLAALLAREGLDPGQLYDILAVSVVPPVNPMLRQACNRFLGQPPSFVPEDIPVPLENLYERPEQVGADRLVAAYAARHAATSHCVVSVDFGTATTFDVVRGTSYLGGLICPGVLSSARALAQDTAKLPQIDLEPESLKLSIGRSTVESLNQGLLFGFASLVEGILDRLENHLGEPITVVATGGFAPQLARVCPAIANVRPELLLEGLRLVYEGAAARKPRRPS; translated from the coding sequence ATGGCCCTTCTGCTTTTCGACATCGGCAACACCAACATCAAGATAGGCATCCACGGCAAGCAGTCCGGCCTGTCCTCCTATGTGTTGCCCACACCGCGCTCCAGCACGGCCGACCAGTTGGGCATGGACCTGGCCGCCCTGCTCGCCAGGGAGGGCCTCGACCCTGGCCAGCTTTATGACATCCTGGCCGTAAGCGTGGTGCCGCCGGTGAATCCCATGCTGCGCCAGGCCTGCAACCGCTTCCTGGGCCAGCCTCCGAGCTTCGTTCCCGAAGACATCCCCGTGCCCCTGGAAAACCTTTACGAACGCCCCGAGCAGGTGGGCGCGGACCGGCTGGTGGCCGCATACGCGGCCAGGCACGCGGCCACCTCCCACTGTGTGGTGAGCGTGGACTTCGGCACGGCCACAACGTTCGATGTGGTGCGCGGCACCAGCTACCTGGGCGGGCTCATCTGCCCCGGCGTGCTTTCCTCGGCCAGGGCCTTGGCCCAGGACACAGCCAAGCTCCCGCAGATCGACCTTGAACCTGAGTCCCTGAAGCTCTCCATCGGGCGGTCTACCGTGGAAAGCTTGAACCAGGGGCTGTTGTTCGGATTCGCATCTCTCGTGGAAGGAATCCTTGACCGGCTGGAGAATCACCTGGGAGAGCCCATCACCGTGGTGGCCACGGGCGGTTTCGCCCCGCAATTGGCACGTGTTTGCCCGGCAATCGCAAACGTCAGGCCCGAACTTCTTCTCGAAGGCCTGCGTCTTGTGTATGAAGGTGCAGCGGCGCGTAAACCTCGCCGCCCATCATAA
- the eno gene encoding phosphopyruvate hydratase, whose protein sequence is MSTIAAVWAREILDSRGNPTIEVEVTLDSGAVGRAAVPSGASTGTREALELRDGEEDRYGGKGVSRAVENVQGEIAEAVVGMESLRQTALDNLMIELDGTENKGRLGANAILGVSMANARAAANFLGLPLYNYLGGVNAKVLPVPLMNIINGGAHAPNNLDIQEFMIVPIGADTFADALRMGSETFHALKKILAKDGHVTSVGDEGGFAPNLKSHDEAFEYIIKAIEAAGYKPGPEIALAIDAAASEFFKDGKYAFSGEKRVFSSTELVDYYIGLTKKYPLISIEDGLAEGDWDGWKEITDKLGDTIQLVGDDVFVTNPDILADGINQGVANSILIKLNQIGTVTETLDCIEMAKQAAYTTVVSHRSGETEDSFIADLAVAVNSGQIKTGSLCRSDRLAKYNQLLRIEEELEDEALYYGPVMAAQWFEEEEE, encoded by the coding sequence ATGAGCACCATCGCTGCTGTCTGGGCACGTGAAATCCTCGACTCGCGCGGCAATCCCACCATCGAGGTGGAAGTGACCCTGGACTCCGGTGCCGTGGGCCGGGCCGCGGTGCCCTCGGGCGCCTCCACCGGCACCCGCGAAGCCCTCGAACTGCGCGACGGAGAAGAAGACCGTTACGGCGGCAAGGGCGTAAGCCGCGCAGTGGAGAACGTGCAGGGCGAAATCGCCGAGGCGGTGGTGGGCATGGAGTCCCTGCGCCAGACCGCGCTGGACAACCTCATGATCGAGCTGGACGGCACCGAGAACAAGGGCCGCCTGGGCGCCAACGCCATTCTTGGCGTCTCCATGGCCAACGCCCGCGCCGCGGCCAACTTCCTGGGTCTGCCCCTCTACAACTACCTGGGCGGCGTGAACGCCAAGGTACTGCCCGTGCCGCTCATGAACATCATTAACGGCGGCGCGCACGCCCCCAACAACCTGGATATCCAGGAATTCATGATCGTGCCCATCGGAGCCGACACCTTCGCAGACGCCCTGCGCATGGGTTCTGAAACCTTCCACGCCTTGAAGAAAATCCTGGCCAAAGACGGCCACGTGACCTCCGTGGGCGACGAAGGCGGTTTCGCCCCCAACCTGAAGAGCCACGACGAGGCCTTCGAGTACATCATCAAGGCCATCGAGGCCGCCGGGTACAAGCCGGGACCCGAGATAGCCCTGGCCATCGACGCCGCAGCCTCCGAGTTCTTCAAGGACGGCAAATACGCCTTCTCGGGCGAGAAGCGCGTGTTCTCCTCCACTGAGCTGGTGGATTACTACATCGGGCTCACCAAGAAGTACCCGCTCATCTCCATTGAAGACGGCCTGGCCGAAGGCGATTGGGATGGTTGGAAGGAAATCACCGACAAGCTGGGCGACACCATCCAGCTGGTCGGCGACGATGTGTTCGTCACCAACCCGGACATCCTGGCCGACGGCATCAACCAGGGCGTGGCCAACTCTATCCTGATCAAGCTGAACCAGATCGGTACTGTCACCGAGACCCTGGACTGCATCGAGATGGCCAAGCAGGCGGCCTACACCACTGTGGTCTCGCACCGCTCCGGCGAAACCGAGGATTCCTTCATCGCCGACCTGGCCGTGGCCGTGAACTCCGGCCAGATCAAGACCGGATCGCTCTGCCGGTCGGACCGCCTGGCCAAGTACAACCAGCTTCTGCGCATCGAAGAGGAACTGGAGGACGAGGCTCTGTACTACGGCCCGGTGATGGCCGCCCAGTGGTTCGAGGAAGAAGAGGAATAA